The genome window CCACAGCCTGGCAGGCCCATCCCAAGAGCCTTGCAGCTCCTCAATTTCCTCTCCTGGCCTGTGATCACAAGCCTCATATCCTCTCCTCCAGTTCTTTCTGCTTGCCCAAGAGGCCTGAAGGCTTGATGCCCAGTATGAGAAGAATGGCCAAGAGATTCACTATCATCATCCAATGTGAGCCCAGGTACATGGAGGTGATGGACTGGGCCATTCCCAAGACAAAGCTAGCGATCACCATACCCAACGCACTTCCCAGGCCCCCCACTATGCAGACCGCCAAGGCCTCTAACAAGACATCATAGCCTGCATCCACAGATATAGTTCCGATGGGAAGTATGACCACTGCGGCTAATGCACAAAGGCCTCCACCAAAGGACATGGCAAGGGTAGCTATTCTGTCCGAGTCGATCCCTAGGCAAAGGGCAGTGTATTCATCCTGAGCTATGCCTCTGAAGGCCCGACCTGTGCGCGTATAGCGAGTGAAAAACCAAAGGAAGGTGGTGAGCCCTCCCCCCAAGACAAGGATGGAGACCCTCTGTAAATCCAAAAAAAGATTACCTATCTGAACTGAGCCCTCTGCAAAGACAGGCAAGGTATACTGGAAACCTATAAAGCCCAAGTAGCGAAAGAACTCCAGAATTGCCAAACCGATTCCAAAGGTAGCTATGACCTCTGAGATCACCATCCCACGGATGCGCACTAGCACTACCTTGTATAGCAAGGCTCCCAGTAAAGAGGTACCTATGACCATTAAGGGAATGGCTATACCAAGGGGCAGGCCCACTCTCTGCAGCAACATCCAGGTGCCGTAACCAGCCAAGACATACATGGCCCCGTAAGAGAAATTGGCTATGCCGCTTATACCAAAGGTCAGATTGAATCCCAATGCCACAAGAGCCAAGCTGACCGAGTTCACAACACCATAGAGCAGAGCACCCCATAACATGGACAGGACAAAGGCCTCCCGTGCCTTAATGCATGCTTTTTACCGCCTGCACACCATGCTGATTCATCAACTGGCTTCTCTCTACAAAACACTACCCCCCAGCCTGATCTTTTTCCCTTGGGCCTAAGATCGGCTTTGGACAAATACATCTTGACTCATGCCTGGACCTGAAGCCCTGGATCCTCAAACTAAGCTGCTCGGGCAGACATTTGGCTCAGGTCTTATATGGTCTGCCCTCTTTTTCTTAACGTGCCGGTTTTATCCAATCTGGCAGTTTGACTTTGGCCTCAGCCACACTCTCTGGGTAAACCACGACACGTTTGCCGCCCTTTTCCCATTGAATAACGCAGCCCAAGGCCGCCTGAGTGGGGTCCTCCCCGAATACTGCCTGGTGTCCCTGGTCAAAACGGATTCTGCCGATTGCCCCGGATCTATCAGACTTTTCCAGCTCCGAAACAATGGCTTCTGCATCCACCTTTGCTGCCCTTTCCAGGGCCTCGGCCAATAGATATACCGAGTCGTAAGAAGGTGCAGGGCCGTGTCCAGACTGCACTTCTTTGCCCCATCTCTTCTTGTAAGCTTCATAGAAGGCAACAGAAGCTGGCACCTTGGGGACCGGGATATTC of bacterium contains these proteins:
- a CDS encoding branched-chain amino acid ABC transporter permease, whose protein sequence is MLWGALLYGVVNSVSLALVALGFNLTFGISGIANFSYGAMYVLAGYGTWMLLQRVGLPLGIAIPLMVIGTSLLGALLYKVVLVRIRGMVISEVIATFGIGLAILEFFRYLGFIGFQYTLPVFAEGSVQIGNLFLDLQRVSILVLGGGLTTFLWFFTRYTRTGRAFRGIAQDEYTALCLGIDSDRIATLAMSFGGGLCALAAVVILPIGTISVDAGYDVLLEALAVCIVGGLGSALGMVIASFVLGMAQSITSMYLGSHWMMIVNLLAILLILGIKPSGLLGKQKELEERI